The following proteins are encoded in a genomic region of Periophthalmus magnuspinnatus isolate fPerMag1 chromosome 23, fPerMag1.2.pri, whole genome shotgun sequence:
- the LOC117391586 gene encoding tumor necrosis factor receptor superfamily member 10A-like, translating into MNFGPVVGKLVVLVALLFGGYAAEMAPVAQWSGEDITNLTLKRHRTCVENEQYLHLGLCCLNCHAGTFVQKACEREQEQGTCLPCEHGQTYTEHSNGMNRCLPCTHCRLDEIETASCTTTTDTRCQCRPGTFCVPDQACEVCKRCAKCKPGEEEVKKCTPFSNTVCRKRDPFPTPKSPSAPIPTSTSPSSIVIPIFIILVIIVIAIIGVALWWFLIKQQSCEKPCSGSTCESSEIVKIPIDESGDTAEERQNNQNAGLEGEEPRPESRPLLQETQSGLSKASPPLEDEDRGLGDSLPNTTSSSQTSLPGLPTGASSGSSPHQSPSPPRLTPAAIDNPLGQRLVPLQGSEKSLKKSFDLFDEYLDVRIHNKFFRLIGVSDNHIRIAENGPPGDKVYELLKNWMQRQGLKADINDLLDALLSMDQRRSAENIASAALRRGYYKHVDTP; encoded by the exons ATGAACTTCGGTCCGGTGGTCGGGAAACTTGTT GTGCTGGTGGCGTTGCTATTTGGAGGTTATGCAGCAGAGATGGCCCCAGTCGCTCAATGGTCCGGTGAAGACATTACAAACTTAACCCTGAAGAGGCATCGCACATGTGTGGAAAATGAGCAGTATCTTCACCTGGGACTGTGCTGCCTCAACTGTCACGCTG GAACGTTTGTGCAGAAGGCCTGTGAACGGGAACAGGAGCAGGGCACATGCCTCCCTTGTGAACATGGACAGACCTACACAGAGCACTCCAACGGGATGAACCGCTGTTTGCCCTGTACCCACTGCCGCTTAG ATGAGATTGAAACTGCCTCTTGTACCACCACAACTGACACCAGATGTCAGTGTAGACCAGGCACGTTCTGTGTCCCAGACCAGGCCTGTGAGGTCTGCAAACGCTGTGCAAA ATGTAAAccaggagaggaagaggtgaaAAAGTGCACTCCCTTTTCCAACACAGTGTGCCGAAAACGGGACCCATTTCCCACTCCAAAATCCCCGTCGGCCCCTATCCCTACGAGCACCTCTCCCTCATCTATTG ttaTTCCCATTTTTATCATCCTTGTGATCATTGTCATAGCTATAATTGGAGTAGCTCTTTGGTGGTTTCTAATAAAACAGCAGTCATGTGAAAAACCAT GTTCTGGGAGTACCTGTGAATCCAGTGAGATTGTGAAGATTCCAATT GACGAGAGTGGGGACActgcagaggagagacaaaacAACCAGAATGCAGGTCTGGAGGGAGAGGAGCCTCGTCCAGAGTCTCGGCCCCTGCTGCAGGAGACTCAGTCTGGGCTCAGCAAAGCCTCTCCGCCCCTGGAGGATGAAGATCGTGGACTTGGGGACAGTTTGCCCAATACCACCAGCTCCTCTCAGACCAGCCTGCCCGGCCTGCCCACAGGAGCGTCGTCTGGGAGCTCACCACATCAGAGCCCCTCTCCTCCCAGACTCACACCTGCTGCCATT GACAATCCTCTTGGGCAGCGACTTGTGCCTCTACAAG GGTCGGAAAAATCCCTCAAGAAGAGCTTTGATTTGTTTGACGAATATTTGGACGTGCGGATCCACAACAAGTTTTTTAGGTTGATTGGTGTCAGTGACAACCACATTCGCATTGCTGAGAATGGGCCCCCTGGTGACAAAGTCTATGAACTGCTCAAGAACTGGATGCAGAGGCAGGGACTCAAGGCCGACATCAATGACTTGCTGGACGCTTTGCTCAGCATGGACCAGCGGCGATCGGCTGAAAACATTGCATCGGCCGCTCTCAGGAGGGGCTACTACAAGCATGTAGACACACCATGA
- the LOC117392054 gene encoding lysosomal membrane ascorbate-dependent ferrireductase CYB561A3-like translates to MSHIFYFFYGLLLCLSLLCEVFVVTWNLHWRGGFAWDRSLLHFNWHPVLMVSGLVILYGNAAIVYRIPFTWKQRKLVCKLVHAGMMFVALLLSMLGLSAVFDFHQGVNIPNLYSVHSWVGISTVFLFSSQWILGLVGFLLPCSPPWIRSSLKPVHIWMGKMILIFSLASCISGINEKLLLTLNGMSAAMYSELPVEAVFVNFLGMLIVAFGVSVFGILFVKKWQRPEDGSENARLLLTEVTP, encoded by the exons atgtcccatattttctattttttctatGGGCTGCTCCTGTGCCTGAGTCTGCTCTGTGAAGTGTTTGTGGTCACCTGGAATCTTCACTGGAGAGGTGGGTTTGCCTGGGACAGATCACTGCTGCACTTTAACTGGCATCCTGTGCTGATGGTGTCTGGACTAGTCATTCTCTATGGAAATG CTGCAATTGTGTATCGCATACCGTTCACATGGAAGCAGAGGAAGTTAGTTTGTAAACTGGTCCATGCTGGAATGATGTTTGTGGCCCTCCTCCTGTCAATGCTTGGTCTGAGTGCTGTCTTTGACTTCCACCAAGGAGTCAACATCCCAAACCTGTACTCGGTTCACAGTTGGGTGGGCATCAGCACTGTGTTTCTGTTTTCTTCTCAG tgGATACTTGGCTTGGTTGGTTTCTTGTTACCTTGTTCTCCACCATGGATCCGAAGTTCTCTGAAACCTGTTCATATCTGGATGGGTAAAATGATTCTGATATTCAGCCTGGCCTCCTGCATCAGTGGCATCAATGAGAAACTGCTCCTAACTCT AAATGGGATGAGTGCAGCCATGTACAGTGAACTGCCTGTGGAAGCCGTGTTTGTCAATTTCCTGGGGATGCTGATTGTGGCTTTTGGAGTGTCAGTCTTTGGAATTCTGTTTGTGAAAAAATGGCAGCGGCCAGAAGATGGCTCAGAAAATGCCCGT CTTCTTCTTACTGAAGTCACTCCATGA
- the trappc13 gene encoding trafficking protein particle complex subunit 13 isoform X1 yields the protein MDVNQTKQEHLLALKVMRLTKPTLFTNLPVTCEDRDLPGDLFSQLMRDDPSTIRGAETLMVGEMLTLPQNFGNIFLGETFSSYISVHNDSNQVVKDILVKADLQTSSQRLNLSASNSTVAELKPECCIDDVIHHEVKEIGTHILVCAVSYTTQYGEKLYFRKFFKFQVLKPLDVKTKFYNAESDLSSVTDEVFLEAQIQNITTSPMFMEKVSLEPSIMYNVTELNTVTNDDHRESTFGKMSYLQPMDTRQYLYCLKPKPEYAEKAGVIKGVTVIGKLDIVWKTNLGERGRLQTSQLQRMAPGYGDIRLSMEMIPDTVNLEEPFDIICKVTNCSERTMDLVLEMCNTRTIHWCGISGRQLGKLSPGASLSLPLALLTSAQGLQSISGLRLTDTFLKRTYEYDDVAQVCVVCPYLGNES from the exons ATGGATGTAAATCAAACGAAACAGGAACACTTACTCGCATTAAAAG TGATGCGTTTAACAAAACCAACACTATTTACAAATTTACCAGTCACATGTGAAGACCGTGATCTGCCTG GAGATTTGTTTAGCCAGCTTATGAGAGACGACCCCTCGACTATTCGAGGAGCAGAGACATTGATGGTGGGAGAGATGCTTACCCTACCACAAAATTTTGG CAATATCTTCCTGGGAGAGACTTTTTCCAGTTACATAAGCGTGCACAATGACAGCAATCAAGTAGTAAAGGATATACTTGTGAAG GCGGATCTACAGACCAGTTCACAGAGGCTTAACCTCTCTGCATCCAACTCTACTGTGGCAGAACTCAAACCAGAATGTTGTATTGATGATGTCATTCATCATGAAGTAAAAGAAATTGGAACACACAT CCTAGTCTGTGCTGTAAGCTACACCACACAGTATGGGGAGAAACTCTATTTTCGGAAGTTTTTTAAGTTTCAG GTTTTGAAGCCACTTGATGTGAAAACAAAGTTTTACAATGCAGAG AGCGACCTCAGTTCTGTG acaGATGAGGTATTTCTTGAAGCTCAGATTCAGAACATCACCACCTCACCCATGTTTATGGAAAAGGTTTCTCTGGAGCCATCCATTATGTACAATGTCACAGAGCTCAACACTGTCACTAATGATGACCACAG AGAGTCTACATTTGGAAAGATGTCATACTTGCAGCCTATGGATACACGGCAGTATCTGTATTGTCTCAAGCCAAAGCCTGAGTATGCCGAGAAGGCTGGAGTAATAAAGGGGGTGACGGTAATAGGAAAACTTGACATTGTTTGGAAGACTAATCTTGGGGAGAGGGGAAGGCTCCAGACCAGCCAGCTGCAAAGAATG GCCCCCGGGTATGGCGATATAAGATTGTCAATGGAAATGATTCCTGATACGGTGAACCTCGAGGAACCATTTGACATTATCTGTAAAGTGACTAACTGCAG TGAAAGAACAATGGACTTGGTACTTGAGATGTGCAATACAAGAACAATTCACTGGTGTGGTATTTCTGGACGGCAGCTGGGCAAATTGAGCCCTGgagcctccctctctctacctcttgcACTCCTCACATCTGCACAGGGACTGCAG AGTATTTCCGGATTGAGACTTACCGATACATTTCTGAAGAGGACCTATGAATATGATGATGTTGCACAAGTATGTGTGGTCTGTCCGTATTTAGGCAATGAGAGCtag
- the trappc13 gene encoding trafficking protein particle complex subunit 13 isoform X2 → MDVNQTKQEHLLALKVMRLTKPTLFTNLPVTCEDRDLPGDLFSQLMRDDPSTIRGAETLMVGEMLTLPQNFGNIFLGETFSSYISVHNDSNQVVKDILVKADLQTSSQRLNLSASNSTVAELKPECCIDDVIHHEVKEIGTHILVCAVSYTTQYGEKLYFRKFFKFQVLKPLDVKTKFYNAETDEVFLEAQIQNITTSPMFMEKVSLEPSIMYNVTELNTVTNDDHRESTFGKMSYLQPMDTRQYLYCLKPKPEYAEKAGVIKGVTVIGKLDIVWKTNLGERGRLQTSQLQRMAPGYGDIRLSMEMIPDTVNLEEPFDIICKVTNCSERTMDLVLEMCNTRTIHWCGISGRQLGKLSPGASLSLPLALLTSAQGLQSISGLRLTDTFLKRTYEYDDVAQVCVVCPYLGNES, encoded by the exons ATGGATGTAAATCAAACGAAACAGGAACACTTACTCGCATTAAAAG TGATGCGTTTAACAAAACCAACACTATTTACAAATTTACCAGTCACATGTGAAGACCGTGATCTGCCTG GAGATTTGTTTAGCCAGCTTATGAGAGACGACCCCTCGACTATTCGAGGAGCAGAGACATTGATGGTGGGAGAGATGCTTACCCTACCACAAAATTTTGG CAATATCTTCCTGGGAGAGACTTTTTCCAGTTACATAAGCGTGCACAATGACAGCAATCAAGTAGTAAAGGATATACTTGTGAAG GCGGATCTACAGACCAGTTCACAGAGGCTTAACCTCTCTGCATCCAACTCTACTGTGGCAGAACTCAAACCAGAATGTTGTATTGATGATGTCATTCATCATGAAGTAAAAGAAATTGGAACACACAT CCTAGTCTGTGCTGTAAGCTACACCACACAGTATGGGGAGAAACTCTATTTTCGGAAGTTTTTTAAGTTTCAG GTTTTGAAGCCACTTGATGTGAAAACAAAGTTTTACAATGCAGAG acaGATGAGGTATTTCTTGAAGCTCAGATTCAGAACATCACCACCTCACCCATGTTTATGGAAAAGGTTTCTCTGGAGCCATCCATTATGTACAATGTCACAGAGCTCAACACTGTCACTAATGATGACCACAG AGAGTCTACATTTGGAAAGATGTCATACTTGCAGCCTATGGATACACGGCAGTATCTGTATTGTCTCAAGCCAAAGCCTGAGTATGCCGAGAAGGCTGGAGTAATAAAGGGGGTGACGGTAATAGGAAAACTTGACATTGTTTGGAAGACTAATCTTGGGGAGAGGGGAAGGCTCCAGACCAGCCAGCTGCAAAGAATG GCCCCCGGGTATGGCGATATAAGATTGTCAATGGAAATGATTCCTGATACGGTGAACCTCGAGGAACCATTTGACATTATCTGTAAAGTGACTAACTGCAG TGAAAGAACAATGGACTTGGTACTTGAGATGTGCAATACAAGAACAATTCACTGGTGTGGTATTTCTGGACGGCAGCTGGGCAAATTGAGCCCTGgagcctccctctctctacctcttgcACTCCTCACATCTGCACAGGGACTGCAG AGTATTTCCGGATTGAGACTTACCGATACATTTCTGAAGAGGACCTATGAATATGATGATGTTGCACAAGTATGTGTGGTCTGTCCGTATTTAGGCAATGAGAGCtag